In Dermatophilus congolensis, a genomic segment contains:
- the galE gene encoding UDP-glucose 4-epimerase GalE has translation MKLVVTGGAGYIGSVVTSQLLEAGHDVTVVDDLSTGHADAVPDGAAFVQARIHDIHDILADVRPDGLLHFAAKSLVGESVEKPELYWENNVVGTFRLLEAVRQNNVPRMVFSSTAAVYGEPSTPLITEDLTPNPINAYGRSKLAIDMALTDYAKAHGLAATSLRYFNVGGARGKYGERHAIETHLIPNILKVPAGERDHVYLFGQDYPTPDGTCVRDYLHVVDLGRAHLLALDTSEPGTHRVFNLGSGTGFSVKEVLEAARAVTGHPIPAEVKDRRPGDPATLVASSAKAKEILGWEPEYEINRIVSDAWEFIQSRM, from the coding sequence ATGAAACTCGTGGTGACAGGAGGAGCTGGCTACATCGGCTCTGTTGTGACATCGCAGTTACTCGAAGCCGGGCACGACGTCACCGTGGTGGATGACCTCTCCACAGGACACGCCGACGCAGTCCCCGACGGCGCAGCGTTCGTCCAAGCCCGCATCCACGACATCCACGACATCCTTGCCGACGTGCGCCCCGATGGGCTTTTGCACTTCGCCGCGAAATCCCTCGTCGGTGAATCGGTCGAAAAGCCCGAACTGTATTGGGAAAACAACGTTGTCGGCACCTTCCGCCTCCTCGAAGCGGTGCGACAAAACAACGTTCCCCGCATGGTTTTCTCCTCCACAGCAGCGGTCTACGGGGAGCCTTCAACCCCTCTGATTACCGAGGATCTAACCCCTAACCCCATCAACGCCTACGGTCGTTCCAAACTCGCCATTGACATGGCTCTGACCGATTACGCCAAAGCACACGGACTGGCTGCCACCTCACTGCGCTACTTCAACGTCGGAGGAGCCCGCGGTAAATACGGCGAACGCCACGCTATCGAGACACACCTCATCCCCAACATCCTCAAAGTGCCCGCCGGGGAACGCGACCACGTTTACCTCTTTGGCCAGGACTACCCCACCCCCGACGGCACCTGTGTACGCGACTACCTACACGTCGTCGACCTGGGCCGCGCACACCTACTCGCCCTGGACACCAGCGAACCCGGAACCCACCGTGTCTTCAACCTCGGCTCTGGCACCGGGTTCTCTGTCAAAGAAGTCCTCGAAGCCGCCCGCGCAGTCACCGGCCACCCCATCCCCGCCGAAGTGAAAGACCGCCGCCCCGGCGACCCAGCCACCCTCGTGGCCAGCTCCGCCAAAGCAAAAGAAATCCTCGGCTGGGAACCGGAGTACGAAATCAACCGGATCGTCTCCGATGCGTGGGAGTTCATCCAATCCCGCATGTGA
- a CDS encoding peptide MFS transporter has product MRTGPSSDDVGLFGQPRGLPWMLQVEMWERFSWFGMRAILLYFITDTFANGGLGLDKNTGQVVMATYQASVLFLTIPGGIFADRVIGPWRSTLYGGVVIMLGQLLLVVPIPLTSWIGLFLIAFGTGFIKPNLSTMVGGLYDEKDPRREAGFQLFYMSINVGSLISPLITSFLKNHYGYHVGFMAAGIGMAFGLVAFVYGRGKLSQFAFDVPTPLKPGEGKKLALYTVLFLATVLLLTWLYTPIFGGLAQGIAYVVFTVAVAASAFYFITMFRSPQVTPHEREHLWAFLPLWVGSMLFTMIFEQASGKMASFAKDNTDGVIAGSFGLSAEAYQSINPAAVLILAPILGWVFTRRAGKFPTTAMKFAIALAIIGFSALMMGWGFDKFPGGANLAPWWFLGLVFLVQTVAELFMNPVGLAATTSLAPKQYASQTMTLWLLAAAAGQGTAAVVIDQTRDLGDVTFYYGLGIVTIIVAVAMALLSPWTQSKMSDIGTGSNPAE; this is encoded by the coding sequence GTGCGCACTGGACCATCCAGCGACGACGTTGGTTTATTCGGACAGCCCCGAGGGTTGCCGTGGATGCTCCAGGTCGAGATGTGGGAACGGTTCAGCTGGTTCGGGATGCGGGCCATTCTGCTGTACTTCATCACCGATACCTTCGCCAACGGCGGTCTGGGTCTGGACAAAAACACCGGCCAAGTCGTCATGGCCACCTATCAGGCATCTGTGCTGTTCCTGACCATCCCTGGTGGTATTTTCGCTGACCGTGTGATCGGCCCATGGCGATCAACCCTGTACGGCGGGGTAGTCATCATGCTCGGCCAGTTACTTCTTGTCGTGCCAATCCCCCTTACTTCCTGGATCGGGTTGTTCCTCATCGCCTTCGGTACCGGGTTCATCAAACCGAACCTGTCCACCATGGTCGGCGGCCTCTACGACGAGAAAGATCCGCGCCGCGAAGCTGGGTTCCAGCTGTTCTATATGTCAATTAACGTGGGGTCGCTGATCTCCCCGCTTATCACCAGCTTCCTCAAAAACCACTACGGCTACCACGTCGGTTTCATGGCAGCAGGTATCGGCATGGCCTTCGGCCTGGTCGCATTCGTGTACGGACGAGGCAAACTGTCTCAGTTCGCCTTCGATGTCCCCACCCCTCTCAAGCCCGGCGAAGGCAAAAAGCTGGCTCTCTACACCGTCCTCTTCTTGGCCACGGTGCTGCTGCTGACATGGCTCTACACCCCCATCTTCGGTGGCCTGGCCCAGGGCATCGCCTACGTTGTGTTCACGGTCGCCGTCGCGGCCTCAGCGTTCTACTTCATCACCATGTTCCGCAGCCCGCAGGTCACCCCCCACGAACGGGAACATCTGTGGGCGTTCCTGCCGCTGTGGGTGGGCAGCATGCTGTTCACGATGATCTTCGAGCAGGCCTCCGGAAAGATGGCCAGCTTCGCCAAGGACAACACTGACGGTGTGATCGCCGGCTCCTTCGGCCTATCGGCGGAGGCCTACCAGTCAATCAACCCCGCAGCAGTGCTCATTCTGGCGCCCATTCTGGGCTGGGTGTTCACCCGCCGGGCAGGTAAATTCCCCACAACGGCGATGAAGTTCGCCATCGCCTTGGCGATCATCGGTTTCAGCGCCCTCATGATGGGCTGGGGCTTCGACAAGTTCCCCGGTGGCGCCAACCTCGCACCATGGTGGTTCCTAGGCCTGGTGTTCCTTGTACAGACCGTGGCCGAACTGTTCATGAACCCCGTCGGCCTCGCCGCCACAACATCGTTGGCGCCCAAACAGTACGCATCCCAAACGATGACGCTGTGGCTCCTGGCTGCCGCCGCAGGACAGGGCACTGCCGCCGTCGTCATCGACCAAACCAGAGACCTCGGCGACGTGACGTTCTATTACGGCCTAGGAATCGTGACAATCATCGTCGCGGTCGCCATGGCCTTGCTCTCCCCCTGGACTCAGTCGAAGATGTCTGACATCGGCACTGGAAGTAACCCAGCTGAATAA
- a CDS encoding DUF3263 domain-containing protein produces the protein MQESRRKRPPSLSDRDRRVLELERKWGSGPSAQVEKLAEAQRTLGLDGPGYALVLRALLEDPIAYAHDPETIEAVRAVRDSRSGGDGLFARGGDEVPYPGQSYRSR, from the coding sequence ATGCAGGAATCTCGCCGGAAGCGTCCGCCGAGCCTTTCGGACCGGGATCGTCGGGTCTTGGAGCTGGAGCGTAAGTGGGGTTCAGGTCCAAGTGCTCAGGTGGAGAAGCTCGCCGAAGCACAGCGTACTTTGGGGTTGGACGGGCCGGGGTATGCATTGGTGTTGCGCGCCTTGCTTGAGGATCCGATTGCGTATGCACATGACCCGGAGACGATTGAGGCGGTGCGCGCGGTGCGTGATTCGCGCTCTGGGGGTGATGGGCTGTTTGCCCGTGGCGGCGATGAGGTTCCGTATCCCGGTCAGAGCTACCGGAGTCGATAA